Proteins co-encoded in one Arachis hypogaea cultivar Tifrunner chromosome 11, arahy.Tifrunner.gnm2.J5K5, whole genome shotgun sequence genomic window:
- the LOC112722309 gene encoding uncharacterized protein: MWEPQHNARIRQIFEIKGSDRLRSLMNQERRNYSKDPNYVPKYIPEPVWRQLLHYFATYSKFKNWSAANTVNRASNAGSSMHTGGSISMGEYARRMGEFKKRKTELSQVALSLDNEGDVEATKEGLDIPDDYTVWNEVVTKGKKKAAFGLGSFGLDLSSKLDSRNCSETSKDNLNIEQELHMWKEKAKEQEMINEEQNVKLKDAEHKLKDQGRQLKVQQKRIGSTEKTIHALYKKLNLPLPSTLSDPTEDELGTGSSDDNMSD; encoded by the exons ATGTGGGAACCTCAACACAATGCAAGAATTCGTCAAATTTTTGAGATTAAAGGGAGTGATCGATTAAGATCGTTGATGAATCAGGAGAGACGCAATTATTCAAAAGACCCTAACTATGTACCAAAATATATTCCTGAACCCGTTTGGCGTCAACTATTACATTATTTTGCTACATATTCGAAATTTAAGAACTGGTCAGCAGCAAATACTGTGAATCGAGCATCAAATGCTGGAAGTTCTATGCATACTGGTGGTTCCATATCTATGGGTGAATATGCACGCAGAATG GGTGAATTCAAAAAGCGAAAGACAGAACTTTCTCAAGTAGCTTTATCCTTGGATAATGAGGGAGATGTTGAGGCAACTAAGGAAGGCCTAGATATACCAGATGATTATACTGTTTGgaacgaagttgtgacaaagggaaaaaagaaagcTGCCTTTGGTTTAGGTTCTTTTGGTTTAGATCTCTCTTCAAAGTTGGATTCCAGAAATTGTTCAGAGACATCCAAAGACAAtctaaatattgagcaagaacTTCACATGTGGAAAGAAAAGGCAAAAGAGCAGGAAATGATCAATGAAGAGCAAAATGTTAAGTTGAAAGATGCTGAGCACAAGTTAAAAGATCAAGGACGTCAACTAAAAGTTCAACAGAAAAGAATTGGTTCTACTGAAAAGACAATTCATGCTTTGTATAAAAAGTTGAATCTGCCACTTCCTTCAACCTTGTCTGATCCTACGGAAGATGAGCTTGGGACAGGCTCTAGTGATGATAACATGAGTGATTGA